In Streptomyces sp. NBC_00091, the following proteins share a genomic window:
- a CDS encoding DUF1990 family protein: MTRLLSTGRSTLSYPDRGATLRQPLPAGYHHLHHRTRIGRGRAAFEAAGSAVTGFRMHRATGATVRADGPAATGARVEIGLGAGPLRITVPCEVVWTTDAPDRAGFAYGTLTGHPECGEESFLVELAADGTVWFEVTAFSRPAAWYTRLAGPLVPLLQRGYARLLGHHLRRLAAAA; encoded by the coding sequence ATGACCCGACTCCTCAGCACCGGCCGCAGCACCCTCAGCTACCCCGACCGCGGCGCGACCCTCCGGCAGCCGCTGCCCGCCGGCTACCACCACCTGCACCACCGCACCCGGATCGGGCGGGGCCGGGCGGCCTTCGAGGCGGCCGGCTCGGCCGTCACGGGCTTCCGGATGCACCGGGCGACCGGGGCGACCGTACGGGCGGACGGCCCGGCCGCCACCGGGGCCCGGGTGGAGATCGGCCTCGGCGCCGGCCCGCTGCGGATCACCGTGCCCTGCGAGGTGGTCTGGACCACGGATGCGCCCGACCGGGCCGGTTTCGCCTACGGAACCCTCACCGGGCACCCCGAGTGCGGGGAAGAGTCCTTCCTGGTGGAACTCGCCGCCGACGGCACCGTGTGGTTCGAGGTCACCGCCTTCAGCCGCCCCGCCGCCTGGTACACCCGCCTCGCGGGCCCCCTCGTCCCCCTCCTCCAGCGGGGCTACGCCCGGCTGCTGGGCCACCACCTGCGCAGACTGGCCGCCGCCGCCTGA